A single genomic interval of Coccidioides posadasii str. Silveira chromosome 1, complete sequence harbors:
- a CDS encoding uncharacterized protein (antiSMASH:Cluster_1.8~EggNog:ENOG410PMYP~COG:S~TransMembrane:1 (i26-48o)~BUSCO:10230at33183), whose product MSDRYFGDNRRRGPAGFSSGGRRTALGYWVPLAVTVTVAAVGLVAWVWSERNDGDEDGHNDGQEGRAPIGLDPGADDPGYAQGTTTGTQHRSPGEEDSVISRMQGAWRRTPSPQQLFDGASKTVAAGVAAAGAAVGGALSANREEGTNDFEDYSRWAEETTAPGSTGPPTRSAPGVLPRGASLAADPTAKKRKTVAIVVSSVCSGESDEESASEHASILARLPEYIEPEAARIFVLIYAPGMKPRSANEGNSSRQALSMASSYSNISPEEAAGAESRGDLKDVEPRPASDDFPSASHFFKTLYNQAQVLVDQESMIMPFSTPTGHVNILRNLSPDLVYMQESITGDKGENVHNLTRWIRQTVVVVGDEGGRGGLVDSDDESAVATEGERWWQKEGVIGLGKRIDVVDGVRAGDDWKRRVCGHE is encoded by the exons ATGTCAGACCGGTACTTTGGAGACAATCGTCGTCGAGGCCCGGCCGGTTTCAGCTCAGGCGGGAGACGCACTGCTCTCGGATACTGGGTACCTCTCGCTGTTACAGTTACAGTTGCTGCTGTTGGATTGGTCGCTTGGGTATGGAGTGAGCGCAATGACGGCGACGAGGATGGACATAATGATGGACAGGAGGGTCGCGCGCCTATTGGTCTCGACCCAGGTGCCGACGATCCAGGATATGCGCAAGGGACTACCACTGGGACCCAACACCGATCCCCGGGTGAGGAGGATAGCGTGATATCTCGAATGCAAGGCGCCTGGCGCCGGACACCGAGTCCCCAGCAATTGTTTGACGGTGCCAGCAAGACGGTCGCTGCTGGTGTTGCAGCTGCAGGAGCTGCCGTTGGAGGAGCCTTGAGCGCAAACCGTGAGGAGGGGACGAACGACTTCGAAGATTATTCAAGATGGGCTGAGGAGACAACTGCGCCAGGTTCTACAGGGCCGCCTACTCGCTCTGCGCCCGGCGTGCTTCCTCGTGGAGCTTCGTTGGCTGCTGATCCCACTgcgaagaagagaaagacgGTCGCTATCGTTGTGTCATCCGTATGCAGTGGTGAAAGTGATGAGGAAAGCGCATCTGAACACGCT TCCATTCTTGCCCGCCTACCAGAATATATCGAACCCGAGGCGGCACGTATCTTCGTTCTTATATATGCTCCGGGAATGAAACCAAGGAGTGCCAACGAGGGGAACTCCTCCCGCCAGGCACTGTCAATGGCTTCTTCCTACTCCAATATCAGCCCGGAGGAAGCTGCAGGCGCTGAATCTCGGGGGGATTTAAAAGATGTGGAACCTAGGCCCGCCAGTGATGACTTCCCGTCTGCATCTCATTTCTTTAAGACACTTTACAATCAAGCCCAAGTCCTCGTCGATCAAGAGTCGATGATTATGCCGTTTAGCACGCCAACGGGTCACGTAAACATCCTCCGAAACCTCTCGCCTGATCTCGTGTACATGCAGGAGAGTATAACCGGAGATAAAGGTGAAAATGTCCACAATCTAACAAGATGGATCCGGCAAACTGTTGTGGTGGTCGGCGATGAAGGAGGGCGTGGAGGTCTGGTGGATAGCGATGACGAGTCGGCTGTGGCAACCGAAGGGGAAAGATGGTGGCAAAAAGAGGGAGTTATAGGCCTG
- a CDS encoding uncharacterized protein (antiSMASH:Cluster_1.8~BUSCO:179025at4751~EggNog:ENOG410PGA5~COG:J~BUSCO:5753at33183) → MPHSGPPLGFQALILCGPGVSLNTFTSIPEEFPKALVPIANRPMVWYPLDWCYRMGITNITLITPPASKAALEASLSQNPHLTSLPPPSATVISPESLTLTTGTAELLRLPEVQACIKSDFIVLPCDLVCDVPGVTFLEAWMTTHGALDASWDGDWLESRTSSLIGVGGERCGRRGGISVWYPTGPDGTKVKTEVADFLAITPLNKDEAPAVRPGNNDGPSSLAKLVYTMPMDSLKDIMEEHQALLMRHSLLKRHGKIKMLTTYRDAHIYIFPYWVKEMAMMNEKFESISEDLVGWWAKAEWQSGLGEKLGLREIFDPDRDHGNKYSIKRDQVEEDIDLMSMSTTKSTRWLDINPNGTVSKSRPGPLTRSDTLQETEVSPPPEKLVVPPVLAYIHSSKPSESFIRRVDNSSLLLSTSLRLAKLEAISDATESFSPFAHQNKIAHPAGIAQRCTVTKADCLIAENVTVEEKTVIKESVVGANCHIASGVRLTRCLLMDGVVIGERSQLSDCIIGRRGKIGRECVLKDCEVQNGNVVPDETDAKNEQFMIFEGLDEDMAEISDGEEEEGFDMRDDFEA, encoded by the exons ATGCCTCATTCAGGGCCCCCCTTAGGGTTCCAGGCCCTTATCCTTTGCGGCCCTGGCGTCTCTCTAAACACGTTTACATCCATTCCAGAAGAGTTCCCCAAAGCCCTAGTACCTATTGCAAATCGCCCTATGGTCTGGTACCCTCTTGATTGGTGTTATCGCATGGGAATTACAA ACATCACACTCATCACACCTCCAGCCAGCAAGGCAGCATTGGAGGCATCCTTATCGCAAAATCCGCATCTAACATCTCTGCCACCCCCGTCGGCCACAGTCATATCCCCGGAAAGCCTAACTCTCACCACAGGCACAGCAGAGCTTTTGCGGTTACCGGAAGTTCAAGCATGCATAAAATCAGATTTCATAGTACTTCCCTGTGATCTGGTCTGTGATGTCCCAGGAGTGACATTTCTAGAAGCCTGGATGACAACGCATGGCGCGCTCGATGCTTCGTGGGATGGAGACTGGCTCGAATCAAGAACTTCCAGCTTGATAGGTGTAGGCGGCGAGAGGTGCGGACGAAGAGGTGGAATAAGCGTGTGGTATCCTACAGGCCCGGATGGCACAAAGGTGAAGACTGAGGTCGCTGACTTCCTTGCGATCACGCCCTTAAATAAGGATGAGGCACCTGCAGTACGTCCTGGTAATAACGATGGTCCGTCCTCCTTGGCAAAACTGGTTTATACCATGCCGATGGACAGTTTGAAGGATATCATGGAAGAACACCAGGCACTATTGATGCGGCACTCACTATTAAAACGTCACGGCAAAATTAAAATGCTAACAACATATCGTGATGCCCACATCTATATATTCCCTTACTGGGTGAAGGAAATGGCCATGATGAACGAGAAATTCGAAAGCATCAGCGAAGACTTGGTAGGATGGTGGGCAAAAGCCGAATGGCAAAGTGGTCTTGGAGAGAAGCTGGGCCTTCGGGAGATCTTCGACCCCGACAGGGATCACGGAAACAAATACAGCATCAAGCGTGACCAGGTGGAAGAAGACATTGACTTGATGTCTATGAGCACCACAAAGTCTACGAGATGGCTGGATATCAATCCCAATGGTACCGTGTCCAAATCCAGACCTGGTCCCCTAACGCGCAGCGACACCCTCCAAGAAACCGAAGTATCACCTCCACCCGAGAAGCTCGTCGTCCCTCCTGTGCTGGCATACATCCACTCCTCAAAACCTTCGGAATCATTCATCCGACGTGTCGACAATTCCTCCTTGCTCCTTTCCACCTCTCTTCGTCTCGCCAAACTAGAAGCCATTAGCGACGCCACCGAGTCCTTTTCGCCATTTGCTCATCAAAACAAAATCGCCCACCCAGCCGGCATCGCCCAACGCTGCACCGTCACCAAAGCAGACTGTCTTATCGCCGAAAACGTCACCGTCGAAGAGAAGACGGTCATCAAAGAGTCCGTTGTCGGCGCAAACTGCCATATCGCCAGTGGTGTCCGACTTACACGCTGCCTGCTCATGGATGGCGTTGTCATCGGCGAGCGAAGCCAGCTTTCCGACTGCATCATCGGGCGGAGGGGTAAAATCGGGCGTGAGTGCGTGTTGAAGGACTGTGAAGTGCAGAACGGGAACGTGGTTCCTGACGAAACGGATGCAAAGAACGAACAGTTCATGATTTTCGAGGGCTTGGACGAGGACATGGCGGAAATTAGTGATggtgaggaggaagaggggTTTGATATGCGTGATGACTTTGAAGCTTAA